The Brassica napus cultivar Da-Ae chromosome C7, Da-Ae, whole genome shotgun sequence genomic interval cagaagatagaaaacacaactgcaacaatgaaggaaaaatatcgtagaggagatgaagcaatgctagacttcactggtacatggttcaacaagcgcagagAAGAGATGGATTCTTGTTTCCCAGCAAGTTCCAGCTTTCTACACTATTAGCCAAATCACCtcaaaagtcaagctaaatgactataacaaaacgctgagtgggaggcaacccactattaggtaatatttaattggtttttattaatctagtatctatgttggtttttatttatttatttcaggtcataaaaaaagatccaagtagacgattgccgtgagtatcgaccgacgaaACACTGCCGACATCGATTGACAGAACATCACCTGCCGCGATCGATATCAACACATTTACATCGATCGGCATCCATTCCGGTATGGTATATCATTATAACTtattacattgagtccttatgatttagttatcaccataactccgactgaatatacactggggacagtgtagtttaagtgtggggggaggtttactgatagtaGTTTATTCatgagttttattaaaatgttttcaaaaaagtttttattgagtcaagaaggggatgatGAACTTATTGATTTTACTTGTTATCTAGCCACatcattctagacttactagttgcagatagtactaaagataccaaagtggatcaacctgtcaactatgttacacttgctAAGAGTGTTTGaaagaaccaaagctgacctccaacctaattgagctcaactctgcttgtcttggggcttggtatacatgagatcggattcttcaaacaagtctggaaggtaaagccttgtgtagatttatcaccctctctctcCATTTTCGaaatattgattaaaattatagatatagttataaatatatatatatatatatatatatatatatatatatatattacagatTAAAATTGGAAGGGATTCGAACAGGATTTGGTGGCCACAACTATTAAGGTTTGCTTCATAAAgattctataggtaaaggattagaacatgacttggtggctacaaccattaaggcttgcttcataaataatcctaggatataggtcaaaaagaagtgaacaggttTTGGTAgctacaaccattaaagcttgattcatggaagcatgtccaatcttggtcaatgatcttgcaatataagcagactttgactgagaGAGAGAATTAGTAGAGATAGGGGATATGAACTATTATTTAcatgcaggtccagatacttgtttgagcatccttgcatcctgtAATCGATATCCCCAGAGTAAAGCATACACTTTATTTATGTAAGAATtaaggttggtagaggggattgtcagacatgatttgctaagttgctGACTAGACGAACTTGGTTGCTagactaggatatggtatagtgTGCTTCTTAGACTAGGACTGTCTAAGGTGTTGATTCTAAGTTTAAGattatgtgagtccctgctattttaaaacctctttcagagagacttccattatgttttgcttgaagacaagcaaaatggtaagtctgggggagttgatagaccatggattttacccatttttactcatggtttatatttgttttaactactaattattatattatagagtctatttagaatatttataggattaggagtgatttggaggaaagtgatgattttggagcattttggagatatttggagtaacacccgagatgaccatcgagctcaaCTATCGGTCGACattggagaggaataatcgatcgatgttcatatcttgacatcaatcgacagcgaagcgcgcagaaagctcgtttggtctcagccgacttagagcccaagtcttcaccaatttacaagattacccctgacgagttttaacctaattatataagctttgccaacatgttagaggcaaagtgtgctttcttgttttactgattttacagtaaaggttttctaggatttttagtagattggagagaagatccaaagagatttgtgattggaactccattgatatctatctatttatcttatgcagtttttataccttattgctgttatgaattgtttGGCCATtgctgagtagttctcttgttagattttagggtttaaataggttgtGAGGGATTAGcaccaactatagattgctaagttgtgatattcatcattaggattgcCATTAATGCATgcctctagattagctacctaaaACTTGCCCTAAGAATTGTTGACATATGGGACATCTTGCATCTCACCCTAAATCTATCATAACTGAGCTAAGATATGCTAGAATAAGCGAGACCTGATCTAGTAAGCTTAGTGAGCATGTTCAATCCGCGCACTAACGCTTGACcaagagcgtcgatcgatattcctatcgaataatcggtcgacgtttcaacaagtgtatcgatcgatattcctatagaataattgattgacactggtcaatagacaaacctagaaagcgaaaaCCTAAGGGTTTGTTATTAAGTGTTGAGCaatataatatcatgcatacaacttattaCGCACCGGTAggattataatcatgattacatgattaaaaaccctaagtttagCTATTTCCATTTAAGTACCAAACCTCAataaatcaatcgagcaattacttgctcacaaGCTTGCAACTTTACCATTAAACAACCTAGCTTAACAATTCTGATtatatttattaggttccctagcgcCTTGTGAAttcaatccctaagtactacaactgaacttctcatttgagagagtaaatcacttcttaaagtaatttgagtgatatcacgtACCCATACTAATTTCTGAGAAATTTGTTCCTCGCAAAATTTGCGACCGTTTAGCGAGGAATTTCAGTGAAAATAAGAAATTTGTCGGAATTCTCAAGGAAATTTCCGATGAATCAATTTTACAGCTATTTCCTCGGAACATATTGTCAATATTTTGTCGGAGATACAAATTTTTTTCGAGGAATGAGTTTCATCTGAATGTTCTCAGAAAGCTTTGTCACTGGTTTCTCGGAACAATTGATTTTCCGACAACAGATTCTCTTATCGGTAAAGCATCGGAAAAGTTGACAGAAATTTGTCGGAGTCCTCCGAAGAGATTTTGACAGTTGTTTTACCGAGAACATTCCGATGATTATGGTTTAAGGTTCTCGGCAATTTATCGAAAATTCTAATTTAATATCTTAAGGCCACGATCTACTTCTCATTGTTATCAACTTATCATTATCACATCTCTTATCCACCGGCTGTCTACAACTCATGGGCAATGGTGGTGGTGATTGGAGGTGATGCATCGTTGGATAAGATGTTGTTCAATTCCAAGCAACAACAAATAATGGGTGATTACCAATACATTGGCCTGTTTTGAGATTTAAAACTAGATCTAGTTTTGTTATTCATGTTCTAAGCTATGTCTAAGGAGCGGCAACACAAAACAGTTCTCTGATGGCTCTGTTTTCTAAGTTGTGTTTGCAGTGTGGTTGAAGGAGGCTCTGTTCTCTCTCCAGTGTGGTGGCATGGTTACCGGAGAAGCAACACGAAGCGAGTACTCGGATGCCTCGACGGGGACTTTATTCTTATTTACACTACAACCTCTCACAAAAATTCTAATATACCCCCACttctaataaattatattttttcatttctttttaattacaaaaagtGGTTATATAGAAAAACacccttaatgaatttaaaCATTTACCTAATCCAACCTAGCTAACCTAACCCCACTCATACCCTATCGGATTATCTGAATTCATATCACgtgtctctctctttttctcactttttcttcttttacaaaaatatctcgtcatcatcatcttcatcttcctgTTCATCCATTATCTTAGTCTTTTTCTTCTATAATCTTTGGATTCAGAACCTTAAATTTTTGGCTATTTAAAGCCTTATTTCAACTATCTACATTTATTCTCTGTTAATCCTTGCTCAAACGGATCAGTTTCTTCGTCGCTCCTATGGCGTATGTGGTCATAGCttgataggccatggatttgacccacttttacccatgatttataagtgttttaactactatttattatattctagagtctatttagtatatttataggaccatgagtgatttggaagaaagtgatgattttagagcattttggagatatttggaggaagcatccgagctgaccatcaGTCGACATTAAAGagaaataatcgatcgacggcgaagcgcgcagaaatcCGTTTGGTCCAAGCCGACTTAAAGCCCAGGTCTTCatcaatttacaagattacccctaacgagttttaccctaattatataagtttcCCAACATGTAAGAGgaaaagtgtgctttcttgttttactatttttacaACAAAGATTTTgtaggatttttagtagattgaAGAGAAGATTCAAagatatttgtgattggaacacCATTAATATCCATCTTTTTATCTATGCAGTTTATATACCTAAttgatgttatgaattgcttagccatgtctgagtagttctcttgttaggtttagggtttaaataggttatgagagattagccccaactatagattgctaagtttttatattcatcattaggattgaCATTAAAGcatgtttctagtttagctaGCTAGAACTTGATCTAGGAGCTTGAGGTAAAGGTCATcacttgcatctcaccctgaatccatcataattgagctaagattgctagagtaaagcgagagctgatctaggaagcttagtgagcacattcaaccTGCACGTTAAAGCTTAGCCaaacgcgtcgatcgatattctaatcgaataatcggtcgacggtGAATAATTGGTCGACGgttcaacaagtgtatcgatcgatattcctatagaatcatcgatcgacacttatatctggtcaatagacaaacctagaaagcgagagtctgtcggtttgtttataagtgttggCTCTATagtatcatgcatacaacttgttaggcatctctaggattataatcttgattacctgaataaaaaccctaagtctagctattttcatctaagtaccaaaacccccaatcaaatcaatcgagcaactgcCTTGCTCACAAACCTTCTTTTACATTTAATCGTAATCAACCTATCTTAATCAgtatgattagatttattaggttccatagctccctgtgaattcgatctctAAATagtacaactgaacctcttatttttgaaagtaactcactccttagggtaatttgagccAGATCATAGCTCAGTACACGTTACATAACTGAAGATTTGatgtgtaaaaaaaatattaaaacccataaaaactgaaatttttttgaagaaaatccaTGGCAGGGACATTATTTTTATATGGGACATAACCCTCGTAGGTTATTCTACCACAACCTACAATATTCTTCATGATCCTCTTTAAATGAAATATCCATCTTGCCCTTAATGATtagttctttttgttttattttattttacttttcctgcaataaattaaaaaataaacaaaaaaaaagaaagaaaaagaagtggGTCTCTTTCAACTTCAGCGGCTTTCGTTTGTACTTCCTCCGGCAGCACGTAGTGTCTCCAGCGCTCTTTACAAGTCGCAAccatcttctcctcttcaaacTTCAATTCCAAGATGGTCTATTGCTCCAACCTCCACCAACGTTGTGCTCTATTACTCGTAGGTGAGTTCCTCCCACTCCGCCAAGTCCCATCATCACCGTGACCTTAGTCCCTCGCCACCGACTCCTCCAAGCTTCGATTTCAGTCAACCATGGATGATGATGGATTGAGTAGATTTCAATCAACCATGGATGATTTATCCATCGAATCTAGTGGGAAGCTAACTTTTCATTATTTGTGTTTTCAGTCCTCAGATTTTTTGTTCCTCTTCATTTTGGtcccaaattttttaaatgactagattttttttctgatttcaGCTTGAACTTTTCAATTATGCACTCTAAACCATGTTAGCtacaaatctatatatatatatatatatatatatataaaagggtTTTCTCCTTCCTGGTGAAGCCACCTAAATCATTCCGCACCTGTCACCTAAATCATTCCGCACCGTTTCACTCACGTAACTTTGCAGAAGATGTATGGGCTTTGTTTAGTTTTTCGGCCTAAAGTTATGTTGAAGAGACCCAAACCATAAGAGAGTCTACGTGATCATCGTAACCTGCGCTTCTCCTTCTCCGCCATTACCAGAGATTGCCATCGTGAAGAATCTCTTCCTAGGGTTTTCACGACATCGTTTGCTCTTCTCTTAATCAACTGAAACACCCACAGTTACAGATCCATCGCGTTAAACGCCTCTTTAATCCATCAACCACGATGGATCTTTAATGCAAGTCTCTCTTCTCCAGGGCGATCTATTTGTTAGTATACATAGGTATGCCTTACTCCTCCAGAATCCCTTAATTTTCTTCTTCCCTTTTTGATTTCATCAACGTATATTCAATTTCTATTTTTCTGTCTAATTGTATGTGCAAACAAATATTCCCAATTGTAAAGAGAACCCCCAATTTGAAAAAGGTTTTCAGGCGATGAGTGATCTCCGGCCATAACAAAGGTTTGTAGGTTTTCATGTGTTTCTgaagaatattgttttatttgacATGTGTGGTCGATCTTTGTTACAATGTGTTTGTTCCTGGACAccatcaaataaattttgtatgtaCTGATGTTTCCCACTAactaaaatcattttttcttatttcttttggaATTGTAAACTAACGACAGTTGCTGGTATGCTTTTTGCATTGAAGATCGTTTCTCCATAAAATCTTGGACTACGAAGACGAGTTCTTTGCTGCTCTGATGCTTATCCTCGAAGGACATAGCTTAAGAACCACATGTTAGATTTTGGGATCAATGTGTTTGGATTGGAGTAGTGTCACTGTGTGttaaagtttagtttttttaatgaattgttTGCAGATGTTTTGTTTGCTGAATCATTGTATGGTTTGAGGAGAAAGTCAGTTAGGTTGAGATTACGCAAAGGTTCCAGTAAAGAAGTTCAACGTTTTGGTTTAGAGAAACGCCAAAGAGtcctctctgttttttttctggTATTTACACTTTGTAGTTTGTTTATCTGTTAAAAGCATAAAGCTTGTGCCTTTAAGCTTGGTACAACTTTTTGATAAgtgcctttttttttgtaggttgTGTTACAGTATTTTATATCAAAGTTGCATGGTATATATAACAAGGAAAGGGAAGCGATGCTCTGGGAGAGTTTATGGGGATCAGAGGATCAAGGGTTTGATGAAGCTAACTTCTTTACAGGAGAGGAAACCGTTGTTTCAAGAGGGGATAGTGGGAATCATGCGCTTTCTCTTCGAGTACAGTTAGCTACGAGAATTAAGAAGTTTGTAGCTGTGTGCTATCTTTGGATAGATGTATCAAGTGAAGGTAGTTTCTGATTTATGTAGAACACGAGTGTTTTGTATAATAGCTATTATGATTCTTTCTAATAGTTAGGTTGAGCTTCATGCCTAGAGTTGGTAATCTTGATGTTCTAAATTGAAACCACATTCCGTGCTTTTAGTCCATTTCTGGATGGTTATGAGTAATATACTCTAAGCATGTGTTTGATTTATATGGCTTATTTTATGTtcgattatttttaaaactatacaGCAAAAAATTTGCTTATAAACACTGTAAAAGTTAATacataatcaaaacataaatttcttaaaagtataaaatataaaatgataatatgattttttttttaacattagtGTAAATTAGAAATATAACCAGAAATACATCAACAAAAtacttaatttcaaaaatattatttttctataaaacacAAATGAGGAGGATTTATTCATAAAATCAAAGTAAAAAGTGAAAAAGAATGAATCTAACTGttgttttcatgttttgatCATTGAATTCAAATTACgagaaactaaaaatattaaagaaacacaacaaaaattaatacataattaaaacataaaagtaactgggaaacaaaatataacaaaataaaactaataaaaaacgAAACATAAGACAAATGAAAGTTGCTTTCATGATATAATAATAAGATATTAGAGATATTGTATGCAAATAGATGTAATTATGTCATGACTTccccaaaaaatataattagataCTGATATGCAAATAGAATGTGTATAATtgcataatttaaatgaaaaacacaagaaaatgataaaataagagtataaatgaaataaatgatataaacaaataatttaaataaactaaaatttatatactgccaaaataaaatatggaTGCATCTCCATTAAATTTAACTTACGAAATCTAATTAGTTGCAACAAAACCGAAGTTGAATATTCTAAAATCTGATAGTTTAGaataatataaatagttattaaataaaagccatcaagaaaataataactcaCACCACATATATAACCAAACttttccaaataaaaataattgttaaaTCGAATACATACACTTCCCGCGCGAGAAAATGACTAGACAAGCCCCAGAGATAGAAGCTGGTCAAGGAGGAGTTTTGGGAAGCGATTTCTGAACCGACCAAAAGTATCAAGATCTCGAATAATATGCCTATGGAAAGATCAAGCTGCAAGGAATCCCCAGAAAGATAACGTGTTCAAATCAATGGTAAACTCCATCTGGAAAGCTATAAAAAGTTGATGAAAAGTTTTATGTTTCTCTGATCCAAAACCTGCAATTTACCTTTTAAATCAGTGTGTATGTAAGCTATTTTGGAGGTGGTGTATGCCCAGATATAATGAAACTAGATCACAATAAAGTTATATATAGAAATATCCTATGCATAGAGTTCATTGGATCAATCGAATTATGAATATAAGTTATAAATAATTCGTATTTCACCTTCAAAATTGGGACAAAATCATCTGAATCTACAGAAACAGAGAAAACTGTTATGTAACAGTATTTTTAGGAGATTGTTTGACAAGGTATATCCTGATAGAGTTGAACTTTTGTATACATACTCATGGCATGTCAGGCTTCACAATCAATGGTGGGATTTAGGAGTGAACGGTTCGTTTGTTAATTATTCATGTATTTTTGGGCCTGTTTGATACCGTATAAAATAGTGCGACATGTATGACAAATATGATGTTTGGTTAGGCAAAATAATCGGTTTAGCCTAAAAATCGGAAAGAGTATTTGGGGACTCATGGATATATCTTCAGGTAGAAGAAGAGATGGTCTAGAGACATAATTTGCATGCATCACTGTGATGTTATCAAGATTGTTGGTGTCCTCAATATACAGTTTTTTCATTATATTCATAATGTATATTGTTGTTTCACAACCAAACTAACATTTACGTAACATAAAGTATAGATGTATGTAACACATTCTAAAGGAATATCTTAAAAATTAGAAGTATCAGTGCATTGATCTATGCTCATAGATATctacattaaatattttaaaaatatacatatacataaaaatcttcTTAATAGCATGATAAATATATGATACTAATGGACAAGACTCATCGATTGTATCACACTGGCTCGACTTTAAAATGCAACAACAACACACATTAATGTTTTTTGCACTCTATATGTTGTATCAAACATATTTGCCACATGtattaacaaaattatatatggaTTGATTTTTATACTTGATGTTTCAAAACCAAATAAGTCGACCAAGTCAATATTCTATAAACCACTAAAATGTAAATGTACGAATACCACAATAGACTGGTGTAGACAAGACTCATCTGCCAACCAAATATGaacatacaaaaattgttataaaagttttatattttcacaaaaaatacaacacataccgcgcgtagcgcggaccgaCCCTTGTGGAcaaataaatacaatatatatacacctaaatacaatttaaaatgattaaaataagctaaaactaaatgcataataaatgtcttcaaaaactaaaattaatactAAAATCAAGTTTGGTAACTCAACTTTGCAAGTGTTAGTTCAAATTAATGTTAGTGtaatgaatgtttttaaaagtttaatatgATACTGTTATAAGTTAAATCATGAAATTTTTAAAGGAGTGGGTTAGAGAAGATGGTACAACTTGTACAACacatataactaaatatataattcatatactAGACATTAATATTGGTTTAACTGGTACAACATTATATTATATACCAGACATGTAATATTGGTACTACTGGTTCAACTTCTTCgttatagaaattttaaatttccatTTTGTTTTCTATGTGAAGAAAACAATCAACTGACCAAATTGGAGTGTGTTTATAATGGTCTCTcctaactattttaaatttttaatatttttttttgcaattattACACTATTTCATTAATTTCAATGTTTCACCTTATACTTTAAAGGTTTCTTCACTTGTTTGTCcactatatttttgaaaaccatACACCGAATgcattttaacaaaattaatgaTTCGATTATATGTGATATCAGATAGGTAAACATATAGAAGTAGTACAACTGGggtatattcatttttaatgtaGTACAACTAAGTTTTTCAATTTCCCTACCAAAATATAACTATGTACAAACTTGTACAACTCAAAATGTGGTACAACTACATGTTATTAAAAGAATGTAGTTGTACCGGTTAAACCAggcatatatatttttctcgTAGTTATACTATTTATACTGATCATATTAAtctacttttcttttaattttgtgtCTTTACGCGTTCATTTTATTGATGGAGGTATATTTCTATTGACAACATTAAAATCATTTCCAAGTATGTGTAATGCCTAaagaaaatcatatataaaatcatgtttctttgatcaaaaagaaaaaaatcatgtttttgtgTTACAATACTGGTACAACTAGTAACTCTATATTGTAAtactagtacaactagtacaattactttatatatcttCGACATGAAATATTGGTACAGCTAGTACAACTTCTTtaattaagaaattttaaaattctatttgaCTTTCCATATGAAAATAATCGAAGACTATACAAGTTGGAAGGTCCTTAGGATGGTCCATCTAACTATTTGAAGTTTTCCCAAAAAAATTCGCAATTATTACACAATCATATAATTTTCCATGATATACCTTATACTTTAAATGTTTGTTTACTTGTCTCTTcactatatttttgaaaaacatacaccgaatatattttaacaaaattaatgaTTCTTTAGTATGTGATTCTATGTATGTAAATATATACAAGTAGTACAACTAAAGTATCTTTATTTACTATTTGGTACAACTACATATTTCAAATTCTGGACCAAAATAAAACTATGTACAAACTTGTACAACCCAAAACTCAGTACAACTATGTATACAATTGTACAACTAAACAACTACATGTTAATAAGTTTATCTGCATCTTCCAGTGAATCGTCTTCAGCATCTTCATCCACTTCCTCCACAGCTTTCTTCTCCGCAACTTCCTTCTCAACCTGCTCGGCTGCTGCTGCTGCCATCACTTCAAGTGTATATGACAATTCATCAGCATCCTAAAAAACCATAACAAAATCACAATAAAATCACAACTAAATCAGGTCCCACTAAATCacaataaaatacattaattttcaTTGCGTTTTTGAGATCATTCTCACTCTCCTTCGTATTACTGGTAAAATTGGTACAATGTTGACATTTCAGAAATTGACAAACTAGTTTGGTATTCCATATGAGAAAACAATCAAATATCCAAACTGATATATGATCAAAAAgttttatcctaatttatttgaagtttttcaaaaaaaaaaaaaaattattacacaaCTTCATAAGTTTACGTTCGTTTACAtgatatatcttatattttagatttgtttacttgtttagTATCATTATTTTAGAATAATATACATCAACtgtatttatacaaatttatgatttcaaaatatgtttGACATAGTAAGAACACGTAAAAAGTGATACAACTGATGCATTTATATATTACATGGTACAACTaagttgtttaattttatagccAAAGTACAACTACACTCAATATATAACTAGTTGTACTAGCTGGATTATTATTGTCATAGTCCAAACACCAAACATGAATCCTTATCCATCGTTTTCGAACTCATGATGATTTTTACATCATCTTCTGCAGTA includes:
- the LOC125590209 gene encoding peroxisome biogenesis protein 12-like, with the protein product MQVSLLQGDLFVSIHRSFLHKILDYEDEFFAALMLILEGHSLRTTYVLFAESLYGLRRKSVRLRLRKGSSKEVQRFGLEKRQRVLSVFFLVVLQYFISKLHGIYNKEREAMLWESLWGSEDQGFDEANFFTGEETVVSRGDSGNHALSLRVQLATRIKKFVAVCYLWIDVSSEGSF